In one Pseudoliparis swirei isolate HS2019 ecotype Mariana Trench chromosome 23, NWPU_hadal_v1, whole genome shotgun sequence genomic region, the following are encoded:
- the nudt9 gene encoding ADP-ribose pyrophosphatase, mitochondrial isoform X2: MRVPNYGMVHLVLGRYCIGRIRLALTLIGLPYSVCTLEVRPAISTISSSCFNLSTTSVWTMPSHAAPHVKSRCPEYPGSKIKRFLVPDDKMGWSQSWPQYNPVSHTDPLVEKKPVWADPDIGSFSPKFNAEDAGVDRTSFDGSYKMEKGKPLNPHGRTGVTGRGLLGRWGPNHAADPIVTRWKIDAKKAKISHPVSKRPILQFVSIKRKDCGEWAIPGGMVDAGEQVSLTLQREFSEEALNSLTVPAPERAKINERIGKLFKSAGFQVYKGYVDDPRNTDNAWMETVAVNFHDESGNSVSELPLQAGDDAGQVQWVDVDSSVPLYANHSHFMELVAKERKAHW, encoded by the exons ATGCGCGTGCCAAATTACG GAATGGTACATTTAGTCCTAGGACGATACTGCATCGGCCGGATTCGTCTCGCGCTCACTCTCATCGGACTTCCGTATTCGGTATGCACCCTTGAAGTCAG GCCGGCCATCAGTACCATCAGTAGCAGTTGCTTTAACCTCTCCACAACAAGTGTCTGGACAATGCCATCCCACGCAGCGCCTCATGTCAAGTCCAGATGCCCCGAGTATCCCGGGTCCAAAATCAAGCGCTTCCTCGTGCCCGATGACAAGATGGGCTGGAGTCAGAGCTGGCCGCAGTATAATCCTGTCAGCCACACCGACCCTTTAGTAGAAAAGAAACCAGTTTGGGCTGATCCTGATATTGG CTCTTTCTCTCCAAAGTTTAACGCTGAGGATGCTGGTGTGGACAGGACGAGCTTTGACGGCAGCTACAAAATGGAAAAGGGAAAGCCACT AAATCCTCACGGACGCACTGGGGTGACTGGTAGAGGTTTGCTGGGCCGATGGGGACCCAATCACGCAGCAGATCCCATCGTCACCAG ATGGAAAATAGATGCCAAAAAAGCGAAGATATCTCACCCCGTCTCCAAGCGGCCTATCCTGCAGTTTGTgtccatcaagaggaaagactGTGGGGAGTGGGCCATTCCCGGG GGGATGGTCGATGCAGGGGAGCAGGTCTCTCTCACTTTGCAGCGGGAGTTCTCGGAAGAAGCCTTGAATTCGTTGACGGTCCCGGCACCAGAGAGGGCAAAAATCAATGAGCGCATCGGCAAACTCTTCAAATCAGCAGGGTTTCAG gtCTATAAAGGCTACGTGGATGATCCGAGAAACACTGACAATGCTTGGATGGAGACGGTCGCTGTCAACTTCCACGACGAATCGG GCAACAGTGTGAGCGAGCTGCCGCTGCAAGCCGGCGATGACGCAGGACAAGTCCAGTGGGTTGATGTTGACTCGTCTGTCCCGCTGTATGCCAACCATTCCCATTTCATGGAGCTGGTTGCCAAAGAAAGGAAAGCTCACTGGTAA
- the nudt9 gene encoding ADP-ribose pyrophosphatase, mitochondrial isoform X1 produces the protein MRVPNYGNTGMVHLVLGRYCIGRIRLALTLIGLPYSVCTLEVRPAISTISSSCFNLSTTSVWTMPSHAAPHVKSRCPEYPGSKIKRFLVPDDKMGWSQSWPQYNPVSHTDPLVEKKPVWADPDIGSFSPKFNAEDAGVDRTSFDGSYKMEKGKPLNPHGRTGVTGRGLLGRWGPNHAADPIVTRWKIDAKKAKISHPVSKRPILQFVSIKRKDCGEWAIPGGMVDAGEQVSLTLQREFSEEALNSLTVPAPERAKINERIGKLFKSAGFQVYKGYVDDPRNTDNAWMETVAVNFHDESGNSVSELPLQAGDDAGQVQWVDVDSSVPLYANHSHFMELVAKERKAHW, from the exons ATGCGCGTGCCAAATTACGGTAATACAG GAATGGTACATTTAGTCCTAGGACGATACTGCATCGGCCGGATTCGTCTCGCGCTCACTCTCATCGGACTTCCGTATTCGGTATGCACCCTTGAAGTCAG GCCGGCCATCAGTACCATCAGTAGCAGTTGCTTTAACCTCTCCACAACAAGTGTCTGGACAATGCCATCCCACGCAGCGCCTCATGTCAAGTCCAGATGCCCCGAGTATCCCGGGTCCAAAATCAAGCGCTTCCTCGTGCCCGATGACAAGATGGGCTGGAGTCAGAGCTGGCCGCAGTATAATCCTGTCAGCCACACCGACCCTTTAGTAGAAAAGAAACCAGTTTGGGCTGATCCTGATATTGG CTCTTTCTCTCCAAAGTTTAACGCTGAGGATGCTGGTGTGGACAGGACGAGCTTTGACGGCAGCTACAAAATGGAAAAGGGAAAGCCACT AAATCCTCACGGACGCACTGGGGTGACTGGTAGAGGTTTGCTGGGCCGATGGGGACCCAATCACGCAGCAGATCCCATCGTCACCAG ATGGAAAATAGATGCCAAAAAAGCGAAGATATCTCACCCCGTCTCCAAGCGGCCTATCCTGCAGTTTGTgtccatcaagaggaaagactGTGGGGAGTGGGCCATTCCCGGG GGGATGGTCGATGCAGGGGAGCAGGTCTCTCTCACTTTGCAGCGGGAGTTCTCGGAAGAAGCCTTGAATTCGTTGACGGTCCCGGCACCAGAGAGGGCAAAAATCAATGAGCGCATCGGCAAACTCTTCAAATCAGCAGGGTTTCAG gtCTATAAAGGCTACGTGGATGATCCGAGAAACACTGACAATGCTTGGATGGAGACGGTCGCTGTCAACTTCCACGACGAATCGG GCAACAGTGTGAGCGAGCTGCCGCTGCAAGCCGGCGATGACGCAGGACAAGTCCAGTGGGTTGATGTTGACTCGTCTGTCCCGCTGTATGCCAACCATTCCCATTTCATGGAGCTGGTTGCCAAAGAAAGGAAAGCTCACTGGTAA
- the nudt9 gene encoding ADP-ribose pyrophosphatase, mitochondrial isoform X3: MVHLVLGRYCIGRIRLALTLIGLPYSVCTLEVRPAISTISSSCFNLSTTSVWTMPSHAAPHVKSRCPEYPGSKIKRFLVPDDKMGWSQSWPQYNPVSHTDPLVEKKPVWADPDIGSFSPKFNAEDAGVDRTSFDGSYKMEKGKPLNPHGRTGVTGRGLLGRWGPNHAADPIVTRWKIDAKKAKISHPVSKRPILQFVSIKRKDCGEWAIPGGMVDAGEQVSLTLQREFSEEALNSLTVPAPERAKINERIGKLFKSAGFQVYKGYVDDPRNTDNAWMETVAVNFHDESGNSVSELPLQAGDDAGQVQWVDVDSSVPLYANHSHFMELVAKERKAHW; encoded by the exons ATGGTACATTTAGTCCTAGGACGATACTGCATCGGCCGGATTCGTCTCGCGCTCACTCTCATCGGACTTCCGTATTCGGTATGCACCCTTGAAGTCAG GCCGGCCATCAGTACCATCAGTAGCAGTTGCTTTAACCTCTCCACAACAAGTGTCTGGACAATGCCATCCCACGCAGCGCCTCATGTCAAGTCCAGATGCCCCGAGTATCCCGGGTCCAAAATCAAGCGCTTCCTCGTGCCCGATGACAAGATGGGCTGGAGTCAGAGCTGGCCGCAGTATAATCCTGTCAGCCACACCGACCCTTTAGTAGAAAAGAAACCAGTTTGGGCTGATCCTGATATTGG CTCTTTCTCTCCAAAGTTTAACGCTGAGGATGCTGGTGTGGACAGGACGAGCTTTGACGGCAGCTACAAAATGGAAAAGGGAAAGCCACT AAATCCTCACGGACGCACTGGGGTGACTGGTAGAGGTTTGCTGGGCCGATGGGGACCCAATCACGCAGCAGATCCCATCGTCACCAG ATGGAAAATAGATGCCAAAAAAGCGAAGATATCTCACCCCGTCTCCAAGCGGCCTATCCTGCAGTTTGTgtccatcaagaggaaagactGTGGGGAGTGGGCCATTCCCGGG GGGATGGTCGATGCAGGGGAGCAGGTCTCTCTCACTTTGCAGCGGGAGTTCTCGGAAGAAGCCTTGAATTCGTTGACGGTCCCGGCACCAGAGAGGGCAAAAATCAATGAGCGCATCGGCAAACTCTTCAAATCAGCAGGGTTTCAG gtCTATAAAGGCTACGTGGATGATCCGAGAAACACTGACAATGCTTGGATGGAGACGGTCGCTGTCAACTTCCACGACGAATCGG GCAACAGTGTGAGCGAGCTGCCGCTGCAAGCCGGCGATGACGCAGGACAAGTCCAGTGGGTTGATGTTGACTCGTCTGTCCCGCTGTATGCCAACCATTCCCATTTCATGGAGCTGGTTGCCAAAGAAAGGAAAGCTCACTGGTAA
- the mapk3 gene encoding mitogen-activated protein kinase 3, which produces MADSCPVSTATVGAAGSNSAAAAAAATAAAPAGTVAQDGAPAAAGLKAESVKGQIFDVGPRYTNLSYIGEGAYGMVCSANDNVSTQRVAIKKISPFEHQTYCQRTLREIKILLRFHHENIIGINDILRARNIDSMRDVYIVQTLMETDLYKLLKTQRLSNDHVCYFLYQILRGLKYIHSANVLHRDLKPSNLLINTTCDLKICDFGLARIADPEHDHTGFLTEYVATRWYRAPEIMLNSKGYSKSIDIWSVGCILAEMLSNRPIFPGKHYLDQLNHILGVLGSPSQDDLNCIINMKARNYLQSLPHKPRIPWETLYKADSKALDLLGRMLTFNPEKRISVEEALAHPYLEQYYDPSDEPVAEEPFTFSMELDDLPKEKLKELIYEETARFQATYQGS; this is translated from the exons ATGGCGGATTCATGCCCAGTCAGCACCGCGACGGTCGGGGCCGCAGGCTCCaacagcgccgccgccgctgctgccgcTACCGCTGCCGCCCCGGCTGGCACGGTGGCGCAGGATGGAGCGCCCGCAGCTGCGGGACTCAAGGCCGAGTCCGTGAAGGGACAGATTTTCGATGTGGGCCCCCGCTACACGAACCTGTCTTACATCGGGGAGGGGGCGTACGGAATGGTCTG CTCTGCTAACGACAACGTCTCAACCCAGCGCGTAGCCATCAAGAAAATCAGCCCGTTTGAGCACCAGACATATTGCCAGCGCACACTGAGGGAAATCAAGATCCTGCTGCGTTTCCACCATGAGAATATCATCGGCATCAACGACATTCTCAGGGCACGGAACATTGACAGCATGAGGGATGT CTACATCGTGCAGACCCTGATGGAGACGGACCTGTACAAGCTGCTGAAGACCCAGAGGCTGAGCAACGACCACGTCTGCTATTTCCTCTACCAGATCCTGCGAGGCCTCAAGTACATTCACTCGGCCAACGTGTTGCACCGTGACCTCAAGCCCTCCAACCTGCTCATCAACACCACCTGCGACCTCAAG ATCTGTGATTTTGGCCTGGCACGGATAGCCGACCCTGAGCACGACCACACCGGGTTCTTGACAGAGTACGTGGCTACGCGTTGGTACAGGGCTCCAGAAATCATGCTCAactcaaag ggCTACTCCAAGTCCATTGACATCTGGTCAGTGGGCTGCATCCTGGCGGAGATGTTGTCCAACAGGCCCATCTTCCCTGGGAAACACTACCTGGACCAGCTCAACCACATCCTGG GCGtcctcggctctccgtctcaggACGATCTGAACTGCATCATCAACATGAAGGCGAGGAACTACCTGCAGTCCCTCCCTCATAAACCCAGAATCCCCTGGGAGACGCTCTACAAGGCAGACTCAAAAG CTCTGGACCTGCTGGGCCGCATGCTGACCTTTAACCCCGAGAAGCGCATCAGCGTTGAGGAGGCCCTGGCTCATCCTTACCTGGAGCAGTACTACGATCCCTCAGACGAG ccGGTAGCAGAGGAGCCCTTCACTTTCTCCATGGAACTGGACGACCTTCCCAAAGAGAAGCTGAAGGAACTGATCTACGAGGAAACCGCTCGTTTCCAGGCAACCTACCAGGGCTCCTGA
- the gdpd3a gene encoding lysophospholipase D GDPD3a isoform X1, with protein MISSLYFILPLLGGYTLSSVYLLKNPHILHRKKRSAFYCTHVSHRGGCGERLESTMEAFTHAVEQGTQMLEMDCHLTRDGHVVVSHDENLLRQTGLDVTISSLNLQDLPLYKERLEVTFYAGRYSSGADRKFALLEDVFRKFPETPVSVEIKENNIQLMEKVSDLVRRYNREDITVWASVRSRILKECRRTNGSMPYSFSESRGLLLLLLFYSGLLPFLPLGESLLQFYLPRIINRTFISEKRILRNKLVISLIERVTMRKSLFNHLAARGIQVHLFVCNKDDDIKAAFEVGATGVMSDYPTLLSRYLCRSPSRD; from the exons ATGATCAGCTCCCTGTACTTCATCCTGCCGCTTCTGGGTGGATACACTCTCAGCTCCGTGTACCTGCTGAAGAACCCACACATTCTCCACAGGAAGAAACGCTCCGCTTTCTACtgcacacacgtctcacacagaGGAG GATGTGGAGAGAGGCTAGAGAGCACGATGGAGGCGTTCACTCA TGCGGTGGAGCAGGGCACACAGATGCTGGAGATGGACTGTCACTTAACCCGTGATGGACATGTGGTGGTGTCACATGATGAGAATCTGCTGAGGCAGACCGGCCTCGACGTCACCATCTCCTCACTCaacctccag GATTTGCCTCTGTACAAAGAGAGACTGGAGGTGACCTTTTATGCAG GTCGCTACAGCAGCGGTGCAGACAGGAAGTTTGCTCTGCTGGAGGACGTGTTCAGGAAGTTCCCTGAGACGCCCGTCAGCGTCGAGATCAAAGAGAACAACATCCAGCTGATGGAAAAG gtGTCTGACTTGGTGAGACGCTACAACAGAGAGGACATCACCGTCTGGGCCTCGGTGAGGTCCAGGATCCTGAAGGAATGCCGCAGAACG AACGGCTCCATGCCGTACAGCTTCTCGGAGAGCCgaggcctgctgctgctgctgctcttctaCAGCGGCCTGCTGCCCTTCCTGCCGCTGGGAGAGAGCTTACTGCAGTTCTACCTGCCGCGCATCATCAACAG GACGTTCATTTCTGAGAAGCGCATCCTGAGGAACAAGCTGGTCATCTCTTTGATAGAAAG AGTAACAATGAGGAAGAGTCTGTTCAACCACCTGGCAGCTCGGGGAATTCAG gtgcatttgtttgtgtgcaatAAAGACGACGACATAAAGGCTGCGTTTGAAGTCGGGGCCACCGGGGTGATGAGCGACTACCCGACTCTTCTGTCCCGCTACCTCTGCAGAAGCCCGAGTCGGGATTGA
- the gdpd3a gene encoding lysophospholipase D GDPD3a isoform X2: MPVSKFRELEGQKSTEAHSTRNKCMSSSIFSSAVEQGTQMLEMDCHLTRDGHVVVSHDENLLRQTGLDVTISSLNLQDLPLYKERLEVTFYAGRYSSGADRKFALLEDVFRKFPETPVSVEIKENNIQLMEKVSDLVRRYNREDITVWASVRSRILKECRRTNGSMPYSFSESRGLLLLLLFYSGLLPFLPLGESLLQFYLPRIINRTFISEKRILRNKLVISLIERVTMRKSLFNHLAARGIQVHLFVCNKDDDIKAAFEVGATGVMSDYPTLLSRYLCRSPSRD, from the exons ATGCCCGTCTCAAAGTTCAGAGAGCTGGAGGGGCAGAAGTCAACAGAAGCTCACAGTACGAGGAACAAATGCATgtcttcctccatcttctccaGTGCGGTGGAGCAGGGCACACAGATGCTGGAGATGGACTGTCACTTAACCCGTGATGGACATGTGGTGGTGTCACATGATGAGAATCTGCTGAGGCAGACCGGCCTCGACGTCACCATCTCCTCACTCaacctccag GATTTGCCTCTGTACAAAGAGAGACTGGAGGTGACCTTTTATGCAG GTCGCTACAGCAGCGGTGCAGACAGGAAGTTTGCTCTGCTGGAGGACGTGTTCAGGAAGTTCCCTGAGACGCCCGTCAGCGTCGAGATCAAAGAGAACAACATCCAGCTGATGGAAAAG gtGTCTGACTTGGTGAGACGCTACAACAGAGAGGACATCACCGTCTGGGCCTCGGTGAGGTCCAGGATCCTGAAGGAATGCCGCAGAACG AACGGCTCCATGCCGTACAGCTTCTCGGAGAGCCgaggcctgctgctgctgctgctcttctaCAGCGGCCTGCTGCCCTTCCTGCCGCTGGGAGAGAGCTTACTGCAGTTCTACCTGCCGCGCATCATCAACAG GACGTTCATTTCTGAGAAGCGCATCCTGAGGAACAAGCTGGTCATCTCTTTGATAGAAAG AGTAACAATGAGGAAGAGTCTGTTCAACCACCTGGCAGCTCGGGGAATTCAG gtgcatttgtttgtgtgcaatAAAGACGACGACATAAAGGCTGCGTTTGAAGTCGGGGCCACCGGGGTGATGAGCGACTACCCGACTCTTCTGTCCCGCTACCTCTGCAGAAGCCCGAGTCGGGATTGA